GATCCCCAACGCCACGCTGCTTTCGAATTGGCGTCATTTTTCACCATTGCAATCCACCTGTTCGCTTTCTCAGCGAGGTCCGAGCAGTTTTGTCGTCACGGTGCGTTGATTGCCCGCACCGTCGGTGATTTCGATTTCACCGTCGCACTGGCCCGCCGGTCCAAACTTGGACGGAGGCACTTGTATCGTCAGCGGGATCAATTCCGTTTGACCGGGGTCCAGGTTGGCGCCGGAATTTTCTTGCTGCACCAACAAGGCTCCTTCGGGCCGAACGATTTGGAACTCATAGTCTTGATTGTCTTCGCTTCGATTCCACAGACGCAAGCGGAAGTTGTTCACGATCTGGCCGTTGGCACCCCTTTGAAAGGGATTGCCCGCCGACCGGATCAATCGCGCGTCGAACGCAAACTTCGTTGACAACACCACGAAGAAGATCGACAGCACGGCGACCAACGCCGCCGGGTACAACACCGTTCGCATCCGCAGAAACCGCAGCGGATTGCCCGCCATGGCGTCCTGGGAACTGTAGCGGATCAACCCCTTGGGCAAACCAACGCGGTCCATCACGTCATCGCAGGCATCAATACACTGGGTGCAATTGATGCATTCCATCTGCAAGCCGTCACGAATATCAATGCCCGTTGGGCACACCACCACACACTGATTGCAATCCACACAATCGCCGGCACTACGTTCGGCGATCGGCAGACTGACATCACGCTTACCCTTCTTTCTCGGTTCGCCACGAGTTTCGTCATACGCGACGATCAAGCTGTGCCGATCCAACATCACCGATTGGAAACGTCCATAGGGACAGGCGATCAGACACATCTGTTCGCGAAAGAACAGAAAGTCGAACAGCATCAACCCCGTGGTCCCGAACATGACAACAAAAGCGATCGGATGCTGAAACGGGCTGCTTTGCATCCACTGTGCCAGACGTTCGGTACCAACAAAGTACGCCAGGAAGGTGTGGGCCAACGCCATACACAAAACAAGGTAAACCAGAAACCGCAGCACCGCCCGGATACCGGTCACCTTTCGCTTGGGCTTTCCGCCACGTCCCAAGGTGCCTTCAAAAAAACGATCAATCGGTCGGAACACATACTCCATGTAGACCGTTTGCGGACATCCCCATCCGCACCAAACGCGTCCTGTCAAAGCGGTCAACAAGACGATCGTGATCAGAATGGACACCAACAGCAACGCCAACAACACCGTGTCGGTTGGCAAAAACGTGTGTCCGGCCAGCACGAACTTACGTGCGGGAATGTCCAACAAGATCAGCGGCCGTCCGTTGATCCGTAAATGCGGCAACGCCACGAAAACGACGATCAAAACATAAGCCAAAATCTGTCGTCGACGCCACCATTGCCCCTTGGCCAACTTGGGACGCAGCCATCGACGTGACCCGTCGCCCTCCAACGTGCTTAGCACATGTTCGGGCGCTTCCAACATTGGGGACGGGGCGTTCATGACTGTGTCTTACGACGAATATCAGATTTTCAAAACTTCGTTGATCGCCAACCGCATGCATTCGGAATCATTGCACGGTCGTTTACCGGCGACCTATCACTTACCGGCGACCTTAAGGTGATTGCTATTGGGCGTCGGGTTCCGCCGGCGGATCTGGCCAGGGCGCGATCACGTTTCCTTCGGGCGCTTTAGGATTCGCCGCTTCGGTCCCACGCATGCTGGCCACATAACTGGCGGCAAGCACCAGTTCGTTTGTACTTAAACGATTTTTCCATGCCGGCATTGCACCAGCGGCGGCACCGTTTTGCAGCACACCAATGATGTCTTCAATCTCACGGACGTTCTTATAATGATCATCCGTCAGATTCGGGCCGACCAAACCGCCACCATCGGCGCCATGGCATGACTGACAATTCGTTTTGAAGACGACCTTACCGACCTGCAGCCAGTTGGGCTTGTACAGGAATTTCACCACGGTCTCACGATCCGCTTTCAATTCACCGATCTCGGCAAACTGAAGCTGCAAGTTCTTTGCGAGATCACGGTCATAGGAGGCCGCACGCGTCCGACTTTCCACACCACTGTGGAAATAGAAAAAGTAGGGCGGCGAAAACAACATCGTTCCGACGAACAACCACTTCCACCAACCCGGCAACGGGTTATCGAATTCCTGGATGCCGTCGTAACTATGACCGGTCAACGGATCGTCCGGCACCGCGCCAGCATCGGGCGTCTCGGGGGTCACACTACTCATCACGAGGATCCTTCACTTGATCGGAAAGTGGAATCGAAGCAAACCGGTCGGCCGACTTGCGTGACAGACGCAGCACGGCGAAGACCATCATTGCGAAGGCGACGACAAACATTGCCAACGCGATCTCGGCGCAGTCGCTGTAGTCGACCGATCGAATCACGTCTTTCAACATGGCGATGAACTGGGGGGATGGGGCTAGGAGATAAAGTGAAAGTGTCAAACCGGCCGCCACCGCCCGAATATCTCGCCCGCCACCGAAAGGACAGGCGGGCATGCAACCCAAGGAAGCATCGCAATGGGGCAGGGCGGCAAGCATCGTTGACAGGATCAGCCGGTGGCATCGGATTGCGGATCCGCTTGGCCGGCGGCGACTTCGGGAATCGCATCGACGTCTTCGGGGACTTCGCCCGGAGCGGGGCCATCGGTCTCCGCCGAATCATCCGCTTCTGGCGTCGCAAAAATGTCGGTGCCGATTCGCTGCAGATAGGCGATCAACGCGACGGCTTGTGTGTCATACGTCATCAATTCGCCGCGTTTGATCGGGCCGCCCTGCGAAACGATGTCCGCGGCCACCAATTCGGCTTGTTTGCGTGCAATCTCCGGAGCGTTGGTCAGCTCTTCATCGTACTGGGCACCCAACATGTGGGCCGCCCAAACACGATCGGTGATCTTGTCGAAATCGATGGCCGTATCCAGCAAGTGCACGTACGACGGCATCACGGACGCCTCGTTGACACTTTGTGGGTCTTCCAAATGCAACCAGTGCCAAAGATTACTTTGCTTGCCGCCTTCGCGTGCCAAGTCGGGTCCGATCCGGCGACTGCCCCATTGGAACGGGTGGTCGTAAACGAATTCGCCCGGCTTGCTGTACTCGCCATAGCGTTTGGTTTCCGCAACCATCGGGCGGATCATTTGCGAATGACAGTTGTAACAGCCTTCGGAAACGAAGATGTCGCGTCCGGCCAACTCCAGCGGCGTGTAAGGCTGAACGGTGGCGATCGTCGGAACGTTGCTGCGGATCAAGAACGTCGGAATGATTTCGAACAAACTGGCGATCACAACGGCCAGGGTGACCAAGATGGTGAACCGAACCGGCAATCGTTCCCAACGGCGGTGCCAACCCATTCGGCTCCATGTGTCCAATTTCTTGGCGGCTTCCAGCATCGGAGCGTCTTTGATCGCTTCGCTGACCTCGGCCGGCTCGCGATAGTCCGCTTGCTTGGCCAAACGCGGTGCCTGATAGACCGGCACCTCATAGGTCGACGGACGGGACAACCAAGTCATGAAGTAGTTGACGACCATTAGCACGACGCCGGCGACGAACAAGGCCCCGCCGACCACACGCAGCCACCACATCGGGGCGATCGATGAAATGGTTTCGACAAAGTCGGGGTAAACCAGTTGGCCGGTTTCGTCCATGGCACGCCACATCAGACCTTGGGTCAGACCGGCAATGTAGATCGGCACGATGTACATCAAGATTCCGATCGTCGAAATCCAGAAGTGCAGCGTGGCCGCTTTGACACTCCACAACTTGGTTTGGAACAACCGCGGGGCCAGCCAGTACAACATACCGAAGGTCATCATGCCGTTCCAACCAAGTGCACCGGAGTGCACGTGGGCGATGGTCCAGTCGGTGTAGTGGCTGAGCGCGTTGACGCTTTTCACGCTTAGCATGGGACCTTCGAAGGTCGACATTCCGTAGAACGTCACTCCGACGACGAAGAACTTCAGCACCGGGTCAACGGCGACCTTCTGCCAAGCACCACGCAGGGTCAGCAGGCCGTTGATCATTCCGCCCCAAGACGGCATCCACAGCATGACGCTGAACAACATCCCCAGGGACGATGCCCATTCGGGCAGTGCGGTGTAGTGCAAGTGGTGCGGGCCTGCCCAAATGTAGATGAACACCAACGACCAAAAGTGAAGGATGGACAGCTTGTAGCTGAACACCGGACGATTGGCCGCCTTGGGCAAGAAGTAATACATCAGGCCCAAAAACGGAGTGGTCAAGAAGAACGCCACCGCGTTGTGCCCGTACCACCACTGCATGAATGCGTCTTGGACGCCCGCGTAAACGCTATAGCTTTTGAAAGCCGCGATCGGCACGACCAAGTTGTTGAAGACGTGCAAAACGGTCACGGTGACGATGGTTGCGATATAAAACCACAACGCCACGTACAAGTGCCGTTCGCGACGTTTGATCAACGTCATGAAAAAGTTGACACCGAAAAAGCCCAGCCACACCACGGCAATCGCCAAGTCGATCGGCCATTCCAATTCGGCGTACTCGCGACTTTGCGTGATGCCCAGTGGCAACGTTACCGCCGCCGCGACGATGATCAGTTGCCAACCCCAAAAATGCAGACGACTGAGCACGTCGCTCCACATGCGTGCCTTGCACAGTCGCTGGGTGCTGTAGTAGATCGCCGCGAAAATCCCGTTGCCCGCAAAGGCAAAGATGGCCGCGTTGGTGT
The Crateriforma spongiae DNA segment above includes these coding regions:
- the ccoG gene encoding cytochrome c oxidase accessory protein CcoG, which encodes MNAPSPMLEAPEHVLSTLEGDGSRRWLRPKLAKGQWWRRRQILAYVLIVVFVALPHLRINGRPLILLDIPARKFVLAGHTFLPTDTVLLALLLVSILITIVLLTALTGRVWCGWGCPQTVYMEYVFRPIDRFFEGTLGRGGKPKRKVTGIRAVLRFLVYLVLCMALAHTFLAYFVGTERLAQWMQSSPFQHPIAFVVMFGTTGLMLFDFLFFREQMCLIACPYGRFQSVMLDRHSLIVAYDETRGEPRKKGKRDVSLPIAERSAGDCVDCNQCVVVCPTGIDIRDGLQMECINCTQCIDACDDVMDRVGLPKGLIRYSSQDAMAGNPLRFLRMRTVLYPAALVAVLSIFFVVLSTKFAFDARLIRSAGNPFQRGANGQIVNNFRLRLWNRSEDNQDYEFQIVRPEGALLVQQENSGANLDPGQTELIPLTIQVPPSKFGPAGQCDGEIEITDGAGNQRTVTTKLLGPR
- a CDS encoding cbb3-type cytochrome c oxidase N-terminal domain-containing protein produces the protein MSSVTPETPDAGAVPDDPLTGHSYDGIQEFDNPLPGWWKWLFVGTMLFSPPYFFYFHSGVESRTRAASYDRDLAKNLQLQFAEIGELKADRETVVKFLYKPNWLQVGKVVFKTNCQSCHGADGGGLVGPNLTDDHYKNVREIEDIIGVLQNGAAAGAMPAWKNRLSTNELVLAASYVASMRGTEAANPKAPEGNVIAPWPDPPAEPDAQ
- the ccoN gene encoding cytochrome-c oxidase, cbb3-type subunit I, with product MATAETSLDPSDPSGPFESGQTSAGRASEHIESFSYDDDISRKFAVATIVWGLIATIAGLVVALLLVLPKAFVGLEWLTFGRLRPLHTNAAIFAFAGNGIFAAIYYSTQRLCKARMWSDVLSRLHFWGWQLIIVAAAVTLPLGITQSREYAELEWPIDLAIAVVWLGFFGVNFFMTLIKRRERHLYVALWFYIATIVTVTVLHVFNNLVVPIAAFKSYSVYAGVQDAFMQWWYGHNAVAFFLTTPFLGLMYYFLPKAANRPVFSYKLSILHFWSLVFIYIWAGPHHLHYTALPEWASSLGMLFSVMLWMPSWGGMINGLLTLRGAWQKVAVDPVLKFFVVGVTFYGMSTFEGPMLSVKSVNALSHYTDWTIAHVHSGALGWNGMMTFGMLYWLAPRLFQTKLWSVKAATLHFWISTIGILMYIVPIYIAGLTQGLMWRAMDETGQLVYPDFVETISSIAPMWWLRVVGGALFVAGVVLMVVNYFMTWLSRPSTYEVPVYQAPRLAKQADYREPAEVSEAIKDAPMLEAAKKLDTWSRMGWHRRWERLPVRFTILVTLAVVIASLFEIIPTFLIRSNVPTIATVQPYTPLELAGRDIFVSEGCYNCHSQMIRPMVAETKRYGEYSKPGEFVYDHPFQWGSRRIGPDLAREGGKQSNLWHWLHLEDPQSVNEASVMPSYVHLLDTAIDFDKITDRVWAAHMLGAQYDEELTNAPEIARKQAELVAADIVSQGGPIKRGELMTYDTQAVALIAYLQRIGTDIFATPEADDSAETDGPAPGEVPEDVDAIPEVAAGQADPQSDATG